In Canis lupus dingo isolate Sandy chromosome 12, ASM325472v2, whole genome shotgun sequence, the following proteins share a genomic window:
- the FILIP1 gene encoding filamin-A-interacting protein 1 isoform X3, whose amino-acid sequence MLVDERQMHIEQLGLQSQKVQDLTQKLREEEEKLKAITSKSKEDRQKLLKLEVDFEHKASRFSQEHEEMNAKLANQESHNRQLRLKLVGLTQRIEELEETNKNLQKAEEELQELRDKIAKGECGNSSLMAEVENLRKRVLEMEGKDEEITKTESQCRELRKKLQEEEHHSRELKLEVEKLQKRMSELEKLEEAFSKSKSECTQLHLNLEKEKNLTKDLLNELEVVKSRVKELECSESRLEKAELSLKDDLTKLKSFTVMLVDERKNMMEKIKQEERKVDGLNKNFKVEQGKVMDVTEKLIEESKKLLKLKSEMEEKVYNLTKERDELIGKLKSEEEKSSELSCSVDLLKKRLDGMEEVEREITRGRSRKGSELTCPEDNKIKELTLEIERLKKRLQQLEVVEGDLMKTEDEYDQLEQKFRTEQDKANFLSQQLEEIKHQIAKNKAIEKGEAVSQEAELRHRFRLEEAKSRDLKAEVQALKEKIHELMNKEDQLSQLQVDYSVLQQRFLEEENKNKNMGQEVLNLTKELELSKRYSRALRPSVNGRRMVDIPVTSTGVQTDAVSSEAAEEETPAVFIRKSFQEENHIMSNLRQVGLKKPMERSSVLDRYPPAANELTMRKSWIPWMRKRENGPPITQEKGPRTNSSPGHPGELVLSPKQGQPLHIRVTPDHENSTATLEITSPTSEEFFSSTTVIPTLGNQKPRITIIPSPNVMSQKSKSGDATLGTERAMSPVTITTFSREKTPESGRGMFADRPTSPIQIMTVSTSAAPAEIGVSPESQEMPMGRTVLKVTPEKQTVPTPLRKYNANANIITTEDNKIHIHLGSQFKRSPGTSAEGASPVITVRPVNVTAEKEVSTGTVLRSPRNHLSSRPGASKVTSTITITPVTTSSTRGTQSVSGQDGSSQRPTPTRIPMSKGMKAGKPVVAAPGAGNLTKFEPRAETQSMKIELKKSAAGSATSLGGGKG is encoded by the exons ATGCTGGTGGATGAAAGGCAAATGCATATTGAGCAACTTGGCCTGCAAAGCCAGAAAGTCCAGGATCTTACTCAGAAActgagagaagaagaagaaaagctcaAAGCCATCACTTCCAAATCCAAagaagacaggcagaaactgctCAAGTTAGAAGTGGATTTTGAACACAAGGCTTCAAGGTTTTCCCAGGAGCATGAAGAGATGAATGCCAAGTTGGCTAACCAAGAGTCTCACAACAGGCAACTCAGGCTCAAGCTGGTTGGCTTAACTCAGAGAATTGAGGAGCTGGAGGAGACCAACAAAAACCtccaaaaggcagaggaagaactgCAGGAGTTAAGAGATAAAATTGCCAAAGGGGAATGTGGCAACTCCAGCCTTATGGCAGAAGTGGAAAATCTCCGGAAGCGTGTGCTTGAAATGGAGGGTAAAGATGAGGAGATCACCAAAACTGAATCCCAGTGCAGAGAATTGCGGAAGAAGCTCCAAGAGGAGGAACACCACAGCCGGGAGCTCAAACTTGAAGTCGAGAAGTTACAGAAGAGAATGTCCGAACTGGAGAAATTGGAAGAAGCATTCAGCAAGAGTAAATCTGAGTGTACCCAGCTACATTtaaatctggagaaggaaaagaacttAACCAAAGACCTGTTGAATGAACTAGAGGTGGTCAAGAGTAGGGTTAAAGAACTGGAATGTTCTGAAAGTCGATTGGAAAAGGCCGAATTAAGTCTAAAAGATGACCTCACAAAGTTGAAGTCATTTACTGTGATGCTGGttgatgaaaggaaaaacatgatggaaaaaataaagcaagaggaGAGAAAAGTGGATGGactcaacaaaaattttaaggtaGAACAAGGAAAGGTTATGGATGTCACCGAAAAACTAATCGAAGAAAGCAAGAagcttttaaaactgaaatcagAAATGGAGGAAAAGGTATACAACTTgacaaaagaaagagatgagTTAATAGGTAAACtgaaaagtgaagaagaaaaatcctcTGAGTTAAGCTGCAGTGTTGACCTATTAAAGAAGAGACTTGACGGGATGGaggaagtagaaagagaaataaccaGAGGGAGGTCTCGGAAAGGGTCTGAACTCACCTGCCCAGAAGACAACAAGATTAAGGAACTAACACTTGAAATCGAGAGACTGAAGAAACGCCTTCAACAATTGGAGGTGGTTGAGGGGGATTTGATGAAGACGGAGGATGAGTATGATCAGCTGGAGCAGAAATTTAGAACCGAGCAGGACAAGGCGAATTTTCTCTCTCAACAACTGGAGGAGATAAAGCACCAGATTGCCAAGAACAAGGCAATCGAGAAAGGTGAGGCTGTGAGTCAGGAAGCGGAGCTGAGACACCGGTTTCGGTTAGAAGAAGCTAAAAGTCGAGACCTGAAAGCCGAAGTCCAAGCTCTGAAAGAGAAGATCCATGAATTAATGAACAAAGAAGATCAGCTTTCTCAACTCCAAGTGGATTATTCTGTCCTTCAACAGAGAtttctggaagaagaaaataagaacaaaaacatgGGGCAGGAGGTCCTCAATCTGACCAAAGAGTTGGAGCTTTCTAAGCGGTATAGCCGAGCTCTTAGACCCAGTGTGAATGGAAGAAGAATGGTGGATATTCCAGTGACATCGACTGGAGTGCAGACGGATGCTGTCAGCAGTGaggcagcagaggaagaaacaccaGCAGTATTTATACGGAAATCCTTTCAAGAAGAAAACCACATCATGAGTAATCTTCGACAGGTGGGATTGAAAAAACCTATGGAACGATCCTCTGTTCTAGACAGGTATCCTCCAGCAGCAAATGAGCTCACTATGAGAAAGTCTTGGATTCCATGgatgagaaaaagggaaaatgggCCCCCAATCACTCAAGAGAAAGGGCCTCGGACAAATTCCAGTCCGGGGCACCCAGGAGAGCTGGTCCTTTCACCAAAACAAGGCCAGCCTCTGCATATTCGAGTGACACCAGACCATGAGAATAGTACGGCAACTTTGGAAATAACAAGCCCAACatctgaagaatttttttctagtaCCACTGTCATTCCTACCTTAGGGAATCAGAAACCAAGGATAACCATTATTCCATCACCAAATGTTATGTCTCAAAAATCAAAAAGTGGAGATGCTACTCTTGGCACAGAACGAGCCATGTCTCCAGTCACGATTACCACATTTTCTAGAGAGAAGACCCCAGAAAGTGGAAGAGGTATGTTTGCCGACAGGCCCACATCCCCCATTCAGATAATGACAGTGTCTACATCTGCAGCACCCGCTGAGATCGGAGTCTCTCCAGAATCCCAGGAAATGCCCATGGGAAGGACTGTCCTCAAAGTCACCCCAGAAAAACAGACTGTTCCAACTCCACTACGGAAATATAATGCCAATGCCAATATCATAACCACGGAAGACAATAAAATTCACATTCATTTAGGTTCTCAGTTTAAACGATCCCCTGGGACTTCAGCTGAAGGAGCAAGTCCAGTTATTACTGTCCGACCTGTCAATGTGACAGCTGAAAAAGAGGTTTCCACTGGCACTGTCCTTCGCTCTCCTAGGAACCATCTCTCGTCAAGACCTGGCGCGAGCAAAGTGACCAGCACTATCACCATAACACCGGTCACAACTTCATCTACTCGAGGAACCCAGTCAGTG TCAGGACAAGACGGGTCATCTCAGCGACCTACACCCACCCGCATTCCTATGTCAAAAGGTATGAAAGCAGGAAAGCCAGTAGTGGCAGCCCCAGGAGCAGGAAATCTGACCAAATTCGAGCCTCGAGCTGAGACTCAGTCTATGAAAATAGAGCTGAAGAAATCTGCAGCCGGCAGCGCTACCTCTCTTGGAggggggaagggctga